A part of Girardinichthys multiradiatus isolate DD_20200921_A chromosome 12, DD_fGirMul_XY1, whole genome shotgun sequence genomic DNA contains:
- the lipg gene encoding endothelial lipase, translated as MNHKIIFLWTFLLHFAVGENTVLKDEDEGFDESSADHTTTRGMIKYNMRKNLDLDQEGCYLQTGKKACLEECGFNATAKTIFIIHGWTMSGIFEAWMYKLVSAVMQRENEANVVIVDWIPLAQQLYPDAVNHTLAVGLDIANMLDWLQEELQLPLENVHLIGYSLGAHVAGYAGTYVKGTLGRITGLDPAGPMFEGVEEKKRLSPDDADFVDVLHTYTREALGVSIGIQQPIGDVDIYPNGGDVQPGCALGDVLAAAGNFMEVMKCEHERAVHLFVDSLMNKDHMSYAYQCIGPDRFKKGICLSCRKNRCNNIGYNARKMRKRRNSKMYLKTRANTPFGGYHYQMKMHVFNRKQSDYADPTFYVKLYGGHNDTGNIFVVHDDPIGLNFTNTFLVFTEEDIGDLLKIRLSWEGDSESLSSVFKYIKNSFWNWNAKAAKPVLEVRRIRVKAGETQKKFTFCAQDPLETEISPGESMTFVKCRDGWEVKPRKRLPM; from the exons ATGAATCATAAAATCATTTTTCTATGGACTTTTCTACTGCATTTCGCTGTTGGGGAAAACACTGTTCTTAAAG ATGAAGACGAGGGGTTTGATGAATCATCAGCAGACCATACGACTACCCGTGGCATGATTAAGTACAATATGAGGAAGAATTTAGACTTGGACCAAGAAGGGTGCTACCTGCAGACTGGCAAGAAGGCCTGTTTAGAAGAATGTGGCTTCAACGCCACAGCCAAGACTATCTTCATCATTCACGGCTGGACG ATGAGCGGCATATTTGAAGCCTGGATGTACAAGCTGGTCTCTGCAGTGATGCAGCGTGAAAATGAAGCCAACGTGGTGATTGTTGACTGGATCCCCTTGGCACAGCAGCTCTACCCTGACGCAGTCAACCACACTCTCGCTGTCGGTCTTGATATTGCCAACATGCTCGACTGGCTCCAG gaggagctgcagctgcCTCTGGAGAATGTGCATCTAATTGGATACAGTTTAGGGGCTCACGTAGCAGGTTATGCAGGAACCTATGTAAAAGGGACTCTTGGTAGAATCACCG GTCTTGATCCAGCAGGGCCCATGTTTGAAGGTGTGGAGGAGAAGAAACGCCTGTCCCCTGATGATGCTGATTTTGTGGATGTTCTGCACACATATACCCGAGAGGCTTTAGGCGTGAGCATTGGGATCCAGCAGCCAATTGGAGATGTTGATATCTATCCAAACGGTGGCGACGTGCAGCCTGGCTGTGCACTCGGTGACGTGCTGGCAGCAGCAGGAA ATTTCATGGAGGTGATGAAGTGTGAACACGAGCGAGCTGTGCACTTGTTTGTTGACTCCCTGATGAACAAGGACCACATGAGCTACGCCTACCAATGTATTGGTCCAGATCGCTTCAAAAAGGGAATCTGTCTCAGCTGCCGCAAAAACCGCTGCAACAACATTGGCTACAATGCCAGAAAGATGCGCAAGAGGCGTAACAGTAAGATGTACCTGAAGACACGAGCCAACACTCCTTTCGGGG GTTACCACTATCAAATGAAGATGCACGTGTTCAACAGGAAGCAGTCTGACTATGCCGATCCAACCTTCTATGTGAAACTGTATGGAGGACATAACGATACAGgaaacatttttgttgt CCATGATGATCCTATTGGCCTGAACTTCACCAACACTTTCTTGGTTTTCACCGAAGAGGACATCGGTGACCTGCTGAAGATCCGTCTGAGCTGGGAGGGGGACTCTGAATCCTTGAGCTCTGTATTCAAGTACATCAAAAACTCTTTCTGGAACTGGAACGCCAAGGCCGCCAAACCTGTGCTAGAAGTCCGACGGATTCGTGTAAAAGCTGGAGAAACCCAGAAAAA GTTTACTTTCTGTGCGCAAGACCCTTTGGAAACGGAGATTTCTCCAGGGGAGTCGATGACCTTCGTAAAGTGCCGTGATGGCTGGGAGGTTAAACCTAGAAAACG GCTACCAATGTAA